A genome region from Streptomyces pratensis includes the following:
- a CDS encoding HAD-IA family hydrolase, whose translation MTHGRPYDAVLCDLDNVLRFYDVAHLTALERAAGLPAGTTEDIAYAPEVDLPLLLGRITEEEWIEAITRGLAGRVGEEKARELGRALARAPFRADETVLSLLRPIRDHVPLVMVTNATPRLEEDLAALGLTGLAHHVVSSAVEGVAKPDPAIYRIAAARAGVTMDRCLFVDDSPENVEAAVALGMTGVHFREPADLHGPFALIRGEA comes from the coding sequence GTGACACATGGCAGGCCCTACGACGCGGTGCTGTGCGACCTCGACAACGTCCTCCGCTTCTACGACGTGGCCCACCTGACCGCACTGGAGCGGGCGGCGGGCCTGCCCGCCGGCACCACGGAGGACATCGCCTACGCCCCCGAGGTCGATCTCCCGCTCCTCCTCGGCCGGATCACCGAGGAGGAATGGATCGAGGCGATCACGCGCGGCCTGGCAGGCCGGGTCGGCGAGGAGAAGGCACGGGAGCTGGGCCGGGCGCTCGCACGGGCGCCCTTCCGGGCGGACGAGACGGTGCTCTCCCTGCTGCGCCCGATACGGGATCACGTACCGCTGGTGATGGTCACCAACGCCACGCCCCGGCTGGAGGAGGACCTCGCAGCTCTGGGGCTCACCGGCCTCGCCCATCACGTGGTCAGCAGTGCCGTCGAAGGGGTCGCCAAGCCGGACCCCGCCATCTACCGGATCGCAGCGGCGCGGGCCGGGGTAACGATGGACCGGTGCCTCTTCGTGGACGACAGCCCGGAGAACGTCGAAGCGGCCGTCGCACTCGGCATGACCGGCGTGCACTTCCGCGAACCGGCCGATCTGCACGGTCCGTTCGCCCTCATCCGGGGGGAGGCGTGA
- a CDS encoding TIGR03618 family F420-dependent PPOX class oxidoreductase, whose product MTDTEETKSGPAPRTLTDQALSRILEEQRFGVLAAVRSTGHPHLSTVLHHWDAEERVLRVSSTEGRLKTRILRRNPRASLHVDGGDVWSFAVAEGVAEISEPTTTAGDAVGRELLSLTPGFDDPAEERAFLAQAVAERRVVIRLRVSRLYGAALDVAAAGQ is encoded by the coding sequence ATGACCGACACCGAAGAGACGAAGAGCGGGCCCGCGCCCCGCACCCTCACCGACCAGGCGCTCTCCCGGATCCTGGAGGAACAGCGGTTCGGGGTGCTCGCAGCCGTGCGCTCCACGGGCCATCCCCACCTCTCGACCGTGCTCCACCACTGGGACGCCGAGGAGCGCGTCCTGCGCGTCTCCTCCACCGAGGGCCGCCTGAAGACCCGCATCCTGCGCCGGAACCCGCGCGCCTCACTCCATGTCGACGGCGGCGACGTCTGGTCGTTCGCCGTGGCCGAGGGCGTCGCGGAGATCTCGGAACCGACCACGACGGCCGGTGACGCGGTCGGACGGGAACTCCTGTCCCTCACACCGGGTTTCGACGATCCCGCGGAGGAACGGGCCTTCCTGGCGCAGGCGGTGGCCGAGCGCCGCGTGGTCATCCGGCTCCGGGTGTCAAGGCTGTACGGGGCGGCCCTGGACGTCGCGGCGGCCGGACAGTGA